Genomic DNA from Candidatus Binatia bacterium:
TTTTCCTCGGCATGTCGGCGTCTTTCGTAGGCGACCTCATCATGGCCCGCTTGCTGCCGGTGCCGAATCGTCTCGTCGGGGGCATGGCGGCTTTCGGTCTGGCGCACGGGCTGTACATTGCTGCCTACGTGCGCACCCTGCACCTGCACGGGGTGCCGTTGGCCAACGCCGGTCTGTGGTTGGGACTGCTGGCGTACGGAGGTTGCAGCATCGGCGGCTGGTGGCTGCTCATCCGCAATCCAGCCAAGGGAGCAGCGGTGAACACCGGTGCTCTGGTGTATGGCACATGGATCGGCATCATGGCCTCGTTCGCGCTGGCGTTGGCGGTCGGGCTCGGCGGCGCGTGGTGGGCCACAGCCCTCGGTGGCTTGCTCTTCGTGGCCTCCGATTTTCTCATCGGCGTCACCGATATCCGCGGCACGCGCATACACAACGCCAACGATTGGATCTGGTTGACGTACGTGGGCGGGCAAATGGGCATCATCT
This window encodes:
- a CDS encoding lysoplasmalogenase, whose translation is MGTVWVAQVVLLVTGWLAPWRDAPARTTNGRLPLLVRMLLSASLVVAALLIWRASPSQTAAYCKFVFLGMSASFVGDLIMARLLPVPNRLVGGMAAFGLAHGLYIAAYVRTLHLHGVPLANAGLWLGLLAYGGCSIGGWWLLIRNPAKGAAVNTGALVYGTWIGIMASFALALAVGLGGAWWATALGGLLFVASDFLIGVTDIRGTRIHNANDWIWLTYVGGQMGIIYAAWIWSLHAVPGV